CAACCGAAATCTTGTCGCCGCGCGGGAGAATGGCGCCGTTGAAACCGAGTTTGATGGCTTCACGAACCCGTGCCTCGGTGCCCGCCACCGGGCGCACCTCTCCTGCCAGACCCAATTCGCCAAAGACCACCCGACGGCCCTCCAGGGGTTTATTGCGAAAACTGCTGACCAAGGCGAGGGCCACGGCAAGGTCGGCGGCAGGTTCGTTGACTTTGATCCCCCCCGCGATATTCACGAAGACATCCTGATCAAAAAACATGCTGCCACCGTGACGATGTAGAATGGCCAGAAGGAGGGAGAGGCGGTTGGGATCCAGACCGATGGCAACCCTGCGCGGATTCGCCAGCGGACTCGGAGTCACCAGCGCCTGCACCTCCACCAGCAGCGGTCGGGTTCCTTCCTGCGTTGCCAGTACCACGCTCCCTGCCACGGGTCGCTCATGCTGCGACAGGAAAAGCTGCGAAGGATTGGCGACCTCGCTCAAGCCCTCTTCATGCATCTGGAAAACACCCAGTTCGTTGGCCGCCCCAAAGCGGTTCTTGATGGCGCGCACGATCCGGTACGGGCTACCCGCCTCCCCTTCAAAATAGAGCACGGTATCCACCATGTGCTCGAGCACACGTGGGCCAGCAATGGCCCCCTCCTTGGTCACATGGCCCACCAGCCACACCGTGGTGCCCGTCGCCTTGGCGAAACGCACCAGGCGTGCCGCACACTCCCGCACTTGGGCCACCGAACCTGGGGCCGATTGCAGCGTGTCGGTATAGACGGTCTGAATGGAATCCACCAATAACAGTGCGGGCTGTTCTCCCCGGAGCAGCCCCTCGATCGCTTCAAGATGGTTTTCGGCGACCACCCGTACAGGGCTCCGGCCCAGCCCCAGACGCTGCGCACGTAAGGCGACTTGTGCCGCCGACTCCTCCCCGGTGACATAAAGCACCTTACTGACCTGAGCGAGGTGATGGGCAGTCTGGAGCAGGAGGGTGGATTTTCCGATGCCCGGCTCCCCGCCCAGAAGAATGGCTGCCCCCGGCACCTGCCCGCCGCCCAGCACCCGGTCGAGTTCCGCCAAGCCCGTCGTGCTACGCCCCACATCCGTGATCGGCACCGCATGCAGAAATTGCGGCGGGCTGGCCGTGGCATAGGTGGTTTGGGATTTGGCGACGGTCTTCTCCACGCGCTGTTCGACGAAGCTGTTCCATGCACCGCAATCTGGACAGCGTCCCAGCCATTTATTGCTGATACTGCCGCATTCCTGGCAAACGAAAAGGGTTTTGTCGCGACTCATGAAACCAACTGGCGCGGTACCCGCGTCTGCATGCGGCAGCTCATTTCATAGGAGATGGTACCGAGTTCCGCTGCCAAGGATTCGAGAGGCGGTCCGCCAGCCCCCATGAGGACGACAGGAGCGCCGATGTCTGCCTGCACGGCCGTCAGGTCCACAAAAAGCATATCCATGCTGACCCGCGCCAAAGTGCAGGTAGTCTGCCCGGCTACCGTGACCGGCGCGCCACACCCTAGGTGACGGGGATAACCGTCGCCGTAACCCGCTGCCACCACCCCCACCCGACACGGCGCCGGGGCCTGCCAGGCTGCGCCATAACCCAGCCAGTCACCGGGGCCGAGTTCGCGGATGGCCACCACCGCACTGCGCCAGGAGAGCACGGGTTGCAAACCGATTTCGCTGCCGCGACGCCCGGCGAAGGGCGAAAGACCGTAAAGTATGAGCCCGGGCCGCACCCAGTGCTGGTGGGTAAAGGGCAGCGCCAGCACCCCCCCCGAGTTGGCGAGGCTGTGCTGACCTGCGGTGGCGTGGCCGACGTGCGCAATGGCAGCGGCAAAAACACCCGCCTGTTGACGATTGAAGGGGTCATTCGGCGTATCGGAGCGGGCGAGATGGCTCATCAGCCCCAACACCTCCCAGCGCGGGTGGCGTTGCAAAGCGGCAAACAGGGCGGACAATCGTTCCGGGGCAAAACCCAGCCGGTGCATGCCCGTATCCACCTTGATAAACAGGCGCAACGCAGCATCCGCAGCATGGGTCTCCAGCCACTGCAACTGGCGTTGTTCGTGAATCACCAGCAGATAAGCGCGTTCTGCGGCGACGGACACTTCGTCAGCGTCAAAAGGACCCCCCAGCAGACAGATGGGGCGCTCCAGCCGCAAGGCGTGAAGCGCTTCCGCCTCTTCCAGGGAAGCCACTGCAAAGGCGTCCACTCCAGCCTCGGCCAGCACCGGGGCGCAAAGGGTTACTTCATGCCCATAAGCATTCGCCTTTACCGCCGCCATGATCTGTGCGCGGGGTGCATGTTCGCGCACCACCGCTACATTATGGCGCAGTGCGGCAGCGGAGATATCGGCAATAATCGGGCGGGTCATGGGCCAATGATACACCCCAAGGCGCGAGAAAATCCCGTGAAAAAATACATGGACGGCACGCCGATGATCGGGCTTGGTGCAGGCAACTAATGCCCGAAGCCATCCCCGGACGGCGCATAGTTCTCAAAACGGGTATATTCACCGAAGAAACTCATCCGCACCGTCCCGATAGGTCCGTTGCGCTGTTTACCGATGATCACCTCGGCAATGCCTTTCACCTCTTCCTTGTCCTTGTAATACACCTCATCGCGATAGAGGAAGAGGATCAGGTCGGCATCCTGTTCAATGGCTCCGGATTCACGCAGATCGGACATCTGCGGACGCTTCTCGGTACGATTTTCCAGACTTCGGTTGAGCTGGGAGAGGGCAATCACGGGGATCGACAGCTCTTTGGCCAACGCCTTGAGCGAACGGCTGATCTCGGAAATCTCGGCGACCCGGTTATCACCCCGTCCCGGCACTTGCATGAGTTGCAGATAGTCCACCACGATCAAAGCCAAGCCATGCTCCCGCTTCAGCCGACGGGCCCGCGAGCGCAAATCCGTCGGGGTCAGCGCGGCAGAATCGTCGGCGAACAGGGGCGCGTTGCCGAGTTCACCGATGGCATGGGCGATGCGCGGCCAGTCGTCGTTACCCAGGCTGCCATTGCGCAGGCGGTGCTGATCTACCCGTCCCCGCGACGAGAGTGCGCGCAGGACGATCTCCTCGGTCGGCATTTCCATGCTGAAAATCGCGACAGGCTTGCCTTCGATACAGGCGACATGCTCCGCGATATTCATGGCGAAAGAGGTTTTGCCCATACTCGGACGGCCCGCAACAATAACGAGCTGGCCGGGGTGGAGGCCGGAGGTTTTCTCGTCCAGATCGGCAAAGCCCGTGGACAGCCCCGTGACACCCTTCTTCTCACGGGCGATGGTCTCGATCCGGTCTATAACCGCCGGAAGTGCGTCCTTGAGTTGCTGGAAACCTTCGCCGGCTCGCTGCTGTCCTTCGGCGAGATGAAAGACCCGGCTTTCAGCCTCGTCCAACAAGGCCTGAGCCGACCGCCCTTCCGGACGGTAGGCAAGCTCGGCGATTTCCCGACCGACCCGGATGAGGTCACGCAGGGTGGCCCGCTCCCGCACGATCCGCGCATAGGCGAGCACATTGGCCGCCGAGGGCGTCTCGTTGGCCAGCATGAGGAGATACTGCACCCCGCCCACATCGGCGAGCTGCTCATGATCTTGCAACCATTCGGAGACCGTGATGGCGTCCACCGCCCGCCCGGCGCCCAGCATGGCGCTGATGGCCTGGAAAATCTGGCGGTGACGACGCTCATAAAATTCTTCGGCCGCCACCGCCTCAGTGACCTGCTCCGCCGTCTCGGGGTCGATCAGCAGGGCGCCGATGACGGATTGCTCCGCCTCGATAGAGTGCGGCGGGGCCTTGACCCCGCCGCCGTAGTCCGCCGAATCAGACACGCCCAGGCCTGGGATCAGGCGCGCTCGACGAAGACTATCACATCCAGTTCGACCTCCGGGTGCAAATGCACACGCGCCGGGAATTCGCCGATCCGTTTGATCGGCCCTCCCGCCAGACGGATTTCGGAATGAGCCACTTCGTGGCCCAGGGCCGCCAGGGCCGCACTGATGTCATGCAGGCCCACCGAACCAAATAAACGACCATCCTCGCCCGCCTGCAGGGCAATCGTGACCACGGTATCGGCCAGCGCCGCGGCGCGCTGTTGCGCGGCTTGCAGGCGTTCTGCCTCCACCTGCTCCAGCGCCGCCTTACGGGCGGCAAAGTCTTCCAGATTGCGCTGGTTGGCCACTACGGCCTTGCCCTGCGGCACCAGAAAATTGCGCCCATAACCCGGACGCACTTCGACCACATCGCCCAGACGCCCCAACTTGTTGATACGTTCCAGTAAAATCACTTTCATTTCAAATTCCTCCCAAAAATTCTCTGCAAAACCGCCATCAGGACCGCGGCCCGGCAAGCCGTCGGCGCAGGTGAAAAACACGGTCCAGAATACCCAGCACACTGACCACCAGCAGGAACTGTGAAAGCAGGATCAGTCCGATATAAAAAGCCGCCAGCGCGATCAGGGGCCAGCCTCTCGACGCGAACCACAGGTGCACCAAACTTAGTCCCTGCAGCAAGTACAGCCCAGCGACCAGAATGGCGAGGTTCTGTACCGGCCATGCGCTGCCATGTGGCAGGAAAAAGCCCAACCCCGTCACCACCGGCAACCAGATCAGCCACTCTGGCAGCACCCAATCGCGAAACACCCGTTGTGGCACCACAATACCCTGAAACCGTTCGCGCCAGCGACTGGCCATCACTGCCGCCAGCGCCCAGAGCAGTGCCATGACCGCAGCGAGGATCCCCGGCATCAGACGAACCATATCGCCCAGGACCTGACGCTGCGTCGCGCTGAGGTCCTTACGCGCCGGTGCCAGCAAGTGCTCCATCTGCGCCTGCCAGAAGCCTGGGCCCGTACCCTGCGGTATGGCCCAGAGCAGTAACGCCAGCGTCAGGAGTGACAAACCGATGACCACCCAGACCACTCCGCCCCACCCCACGTCCCACTGCAACCCCTCTCCCAACAGCCGTCCCGGCAACCAGGCTACCAGCGCAAAGGCGACACCATACCATGGGTTCAGCGTGAACAGCGCGGAGGCGATTCCGGCAATCACCAGCACTTCGAGGCTCTCCCTGCGTCCCGCCTGCAGAGTAACCAGCGCCACCAGAGCGACGCAGTTGAGCAACAACGGTCCGGCAAGAAAAGGAATCAGGCCTGCCGCGCTGAACAATACAGCAATACTGACACCAGCTGGCCAGCGTCCGCTGAGAAACCAACGGAGGACCCCGCCTCCTGGCTGCACCGCCACCGGAGCGCCGGCGCCTTAACGCACGACGTAGGGCAGTAACGCCAGAAAACGGGCGCGTTTGATCGCAGTGGTCAACTGCCGCTGATAGAGGTTGCTGGTTCCGGTAATCCGGCTGGGGACGATCTTACCCGTCTCGCCCACATAAGCCTGCAAGGTCTTCAGATCCTTGTAGTCGATTTCTTTGACACCTTCCGCCCGGAACCGGCAGAACTTGCGCCGGCGCGTAAAGTTGCTGCCGCCGCCACGCTTGTCGCCATCACCACTATCCCGATCTCTGTCCCGATTAAATGCCATCTGAAATCTCCTTAGATTAAGCCGTCACTACGGCTTCGTTAGCGCTGTGATCCGGTTCGCCTTCGGCGGTCTCTTCGCTGCGTTCCCGACGGTCCGTCTCATCGCGGGCCAGGAAGGAAGGGCTGGTGACGGCTTCATGGCGGGCCAGCGTCAGATGGCGCAATACCGCGTCGTTGAAGCGGAAAGCGTCCTCCAGTTCAGCCAGCGCAACACCGCTGCACTCTATGTTCATCAGCACATAGTGTGCCTTGTGGGCCTTCTTGATGGGGTAGGCCAGTTGCCGGCGGCCCCAGTCTTCCAGGCGATGAAAATGCCCGCCGTCGCTCTCGATCATGCCGCGGTAGCGCTCGATCATCTGGGGGACCTGTTCACTCTGGTCAGGATGGACCAGAAACACAATTTCATAATGACGCAAAAGTTGCTCCTTATGGTTCACTGCGGAGTCCGGACGCCCATCGCCCGAACAAGGAGTAAAAGGTGAGGGCGTATTCTAATACGCGACGCGGGAAAAACAAGGGGTTAACATTCTGGGCCGCGCATCAGTCCGTGCATCCGGGGGCGAGCGCCCGTAACGCTTCGATCTGCTGCAGGCAGCGCACCCGGTCAGCCGCGGACAAGGCGGCCGTGGCGGCGTTACCGGCGAGACGCTCCAGGCGGTCACCGGTCGGGAGTACATCCCTGGACTGTAAATGCGCGATGGCTGTTTCCGCACCTTCCGGATCGTTACAGACCAGCAACAGGTCGGCGCCCGCCGTCAGCGCCGCATCCACCCGGGCAGCCATGCCGCCCGCAGCATGGGCACCCGCCATGCTGAGGTCGTCACTGACCACCACACCGGTGAAGCCCATCTCTTTACGGAGAACATCCTGCAACCAGCGCGGCGAGAAGCCGGCAGGGTGTTCACCATCCACCCTGGGATAAAGACAATGCGCGGGCATGATCGCCGGAATTCCTGCGGCGATCATGCCCGCAAAGGGCTGGAGGTCTTCCTGAATGGCGCTGAACGGACGATCATCCAGCGGCAAATCGAGATGAGAGTCCGCGGCCACCGCCCCGTGACCGGGGAAATGCTTGGCGACCCCCTGCAGGCCGGTCCGGGCCATGCCCTTCCAGAGTGCTGCCGCAATAGCGCCCACCCATACCGGATCGCGGTGGATGGCGCGATCGCCGATCACCGCAGAGATACCGCGATCCAGATCCACGCAGGGGGTAAAATCCAGATCAATGCCGAGATCCCGAAGTTCCGTACCGAGCAGCAAGCCCCAGTCTTCGGCCGCCACCCGCGCACTTTCCAGTCCGTCACGATCCGCCAGACGCCCCAGGGTCGCCATGGGCGGGAAACGCGTCACCCCCGCACGCAGACGCTGCACCCGTCCGCCTTCCTGATCTATGCCGACAAGAAGGGGAGTGCTGCGCAAGGCATGCAATTCCGCGCACAGCTCACGCACCTGTCCGGCGTCGGCACAGTTGCGGGCAAAAAGGATGACACCGCCGACGGCAGGCTGGCGCAGCATGGCGCATTCGGCGGCCGTGGGCCGCAGGCCGGCGATATCGACCATCAGCGGGCCCCGTGCAGGGTGCCGCCGTTCATTCCGTACCAGCATGGGGGGCAGACTCCTGTATATCCGCTTGGGTGGTGGCCTGCGCCTTGGCTGCGGCGCGAACCCTGGCCTCTTCTTTTTTTACCTCTTCATTCTGCACCAGCTCCAGATCGGGCGACATGGAAATGGGCAGAACGATATTCGGCGGCTGGCTCGGGATACCGCGCACATGCACGGGCACGATCATCATGCTGAAACCGTCATGCTGCAGGCGATCCTGGACGATGAAGCTGACTTCATCGTGCAGCAGCCCATGGAAAGGCCCCTGCGCAGACGTGTCGATCACCCGCCCGGCAAAAAAGATGCTCTGCGGAAAATAGCGAATGGCGACATTGGCCAGTTCCTCCATCGCCAGGATACGGTCGGTGGAGTAGGTGGCGAACCAGGTCGCCGCCATCCCCTCATTACGGCAAAAGGCCATATACTGGTTGGCCTCGGTTTCCACATATACCTTCAGGTCCTCCAGGGCCTTGATACCCTTGAACTCGCCCTGACCCACGATGCCCGCGAGCAGGAAAACATAGTTCTTGACGAAGCCGCCGACCATACGGTGCGCAGTCAGCAGGGTGTGCAGCCCCAATCCGTCAAAACGGCTG
This sequence is a window from Acidithiobacillus ferridurans. Protein-coding genes within it:
- the dnaB gene encoding replicative DNA helicase produces the protein MSDSADYGGGVKAPPHSIEAEQSVIGALLIDPETAEQVTEAVAAEEFYERRHRQIFQAISAMLGAGRAVDAITVSEWLQDHEQLADVGGVQYLLMLANETPSAANVLAYARIVRERATLRDLIRVGREIAELAYRPEGRSAQALLDEAESRVFHLAEGQQRAGEGFQQLKDALPAVIDRIETIAREKKGVTGLSTGFADLDEKTSGLHPGQLVIVAGRPSMGKTSFAMNIAEHVACIEGKPVAIFSMEMPTEEIVLRALSSRGRVDQHRLRNGSLGNDDWPRIAHAIGELGNAPLFADDSAALTPTDLRSRARRLKREHGLALIVVDYLQLMQVPGRGDNRVAEISEISRSLKALAKELSIPVIALSQLNRSLENRTEKRPQMSDLRESGAIEQDADLILFLYRDEVYYKDKEEVKGIAEVIIGKQRNGPIGTVRMSFFGEYTRFENYAPSGDGFGH
- the nagZ gene encoding beta-N-acetylhexosaminidase — translated: MLVRNERRHPARGPLMVDIAGLRPTAAECAMLRQPAVGGVILFARNCADAGQVRELCAELHALRSTPLLVGIDQEGGRVQRLRAGVTRFPPMATLGRLADRDGLESARVAAEDWGLLLGTELRDLGIDLDFTPCVDLDRGISAVIGDRAIHRDPVWVGAIAAALWKGMARTGLQGVAKHFPGHGAVAADSHLDLPLDDRPFSAIQEDLQPFAGMIAAGIPAIMPAHCLYPRVDGEHPAGFSPRWLQDVLRKEMGFTGVVVSDDLSMAGAHAAGGMAARVDAALTAGADLLLVCNDPEGAETAIAHLQSRDVLPTGDRLERLAGNAATAALSAADRVRCLQQIEALRALAPGCTD
- the rpsF gene encoding 30S ribosomal protein S6, encoding MRHYEIVFLVHPDQSEQVPQMIERYRGMIESDGGHFHRLEDWGRRQLAYPIKKAHKAHYVLMNIECSGVALAELEDAFRFNDAVLRHLTLARHEAVTSPSFLARDETDRRERSEETAEGEPDHSANEAVVTA
- the radA gene encoding DNA repair protein RadA, whose product is MSRDKTLFVCQECGSISNKWLGRCPDCGAWNSFVEQRVEKTVAKSQTTYATASPPQFLHAVPITDVGRSTTGLAELDRVLGGGQVPGAAILLGGEPGIGKSTLLLQTAHHLAQVSKVLYVTGEESAAQVALRAQRLGLGRSPVRVVAENHLEAIEGLLRGEQPALLLVDSIQTVYTDTLQSAPGSVAQVRECAARLVRFAKATGTTVWLVGHVTKEGAIAGPRVLEHMVDTVLYFEGEAGSPYRIVRAIKNRFGAANELGVFQMHEEGLSEVANPSQLFLSQHERPVAGSVVLATQEGTRPLLVEVQALVTPSPLANPRRVAIGLDPNRLSLLLAILHRHGGSMFFDQDVFVNIAGGIKVNEPAADLAVALALVSSFRNKPLEGRRVVFGELGLAGEVRPVAGTEARVREAIKLGFNGAILPRGDKISVAATFKLHPAARLGDAMEAAFAGG
- the rplI gene encoding 50S ribosomal protein L9, with product MKVILLERINKLGRLGDVVEVRPGYGRNFLVPQGKAVVANQRNLEDFAARKAALEQVEAERLQAAQQRAAALADTVVTIALQAGEDGRLFGSVGLHDISAALAALGHEVAHSEIRLAGGPIKRIGEFPARVHLHPEVELDVIVFVERA
- the alr gene encoding alanine racemase, translated to MTRPIIADISAAALRHNVAVVREHAPRAQIMAAVKANAYGHEVTLCAPVLAEAGVDAFAVASLEEAEALHALRLERPICLLGGPFDADEVSVAAERAYLLVIHEQRQLQWLETHAADAALRLFIKVDTGMHRLGFAPERLSALFAALQRHPRWEVLGLMSHLARSDTPNDPFNRQQAGVFAAAIAHVGHATAGQHSLANSGGVLALPFTHQHWVRPGLILYGLSPFAGRRGSEIGLQPVLSWRSAVVAIRELGPGDWLGYGAAWQAPAPCRVGVVAAGYGDGYPRHLGCGAPVTVAGQTTCTLARVSMDMLFVDLTAVQADIGAPVVLMGAGGPPLESLAAELGTISYEMSCRMQTRVPRQLVS
- a CDS encoding DUF2232 domain-containing protein; amino-acid sequence: MAVQPGGGVLRWFLSGRWPAGVSIAVLFSAAGLIPFLAGPLLLNCVALVALVTLQAGRRESLEVLVIAGIASALFTLNPWYGVAFALVAWLPGRLLGEGLQWDVGWGGVVWVVIGLSLLTLALLLWAIPQGTGPGFWQAQMEHLLAPARKDLSATQRQVLGDMVRLMPGILAAVMALLWALAAVMASRWRERFQGIVVPQRVFRDWVLPEWLIWLPVVTGLGFFLPHGSAWPVQNLAILVAGLYLLQGLSLVHLWFASRGWPLIALAAFYIGLILLSQFLLVVSVLGILDRVFHLRRRLAGPRS
- the rpsR gene encoding 30S ribosomal protein S18, producing MAFNRDRDRDSGDGDKRGGGSNFTRRRKFCRFRAEGVKEIDYKDLKTLQAYVGETGKIVPSRITGTSNLYQRQLTTAIKRARFLALLPYVVR